A region of the Dyadobacter sp. CECT 9275 genome:
TGTAGGCATTCTGGCAAATCGTCTTAACTTTGTACAAATTTTTTGTCAACCCATTTCTTTCAAATAAAAATACCAGAAAATGGCTCAAACATATGACGTGATCGTTGTTGGAAGCGGTCCCGGTGGTTATCCCGCAGCAATCCGTGCCTCTCAATTAGGTCTTAAAGTTGCAATTATAGAAAAAGAACTTTTGGGAGGTATCTGCCTTAACTGGGGCTGTATTCCTACAAAAGCCCTTCTAAAAAGTGCGCAGGTTTTTGAATACATCAAACATGCCAAAGACTATGGTATCAACGTGAGCGAATATTCCGCTGATTTCGGGGCGGTGATCAAACGTAGCCGTGGTGTGGCTGATGGCATGAGTAAAGGAGTTGCTTTCCTGATGAAGAAAAATAAAATTGATGTCATCATGGGAACCGGTAAAGTAAAAGGTGTCAAAACCGTTGAAGTTACCGACAAGGATGGTAAAAAAGTTGATTATACTGCAAATAAAGGAGTTGTAATTGCAACAGGTGCAAGAGCAAGAGAACTGCCCAATATTAAGATCGACGGGCAGAAAGTAATTGAATACCGCAAGGCAATGAGCCTGGAGAAACAGCCAAAGTCTCTGCTGGTGGTTGGATCGGGAGCTATCGGGATGGAGTTCGCGTATGTTTACGCAGCAATGGGCACCAAGGTGACCGTTGTTGAATTCCTTCCAAACCTGGTTCCGGTAGAAGATGAGGATATTTCGAAAGAAATAGCAAAACAATATAAAAAGCTGGGTATCGACACGTATGTAAACTCGTCGGTTGAAAAAGTTGATACCAGCGGAGCAGGCTGCAAAGTATCCGTTAAAACACCGGATGGAGAAAAGTCTTTCGAGGTGGACGTAGTGCTTTCTGCCGCAGGTATTGTTTCCAATATCGAAAATATCGGTCTGGAAGAAACAGGTATCAAAACCGATAAAGGTAAAATTTCTGTTAATGAGTGGTATGAAACCAACGTGCCGGGGTTCTATGCAATTGGTGACTGTACGCCCGGCCCGGCCCTGGCGCACGTTGCTACAGCCGAAGGAATTATCTGTGCAGAAAGGATAGCAGGGCATAAAACCGAAGCGCTTGATTACGGGAACATACCTGGCTGTACTTATTGCCAGCCTGAAATTGCTTCTGTTGGTTTTACTGAGAAAAAAGCACGTGAAGCAGGTTATGACATTAAAGTAGGCAAATTTCCATACATGGCTTCGGGCAAGGCATCTGCCGCCGGAGCGAAGGAAGGCTTTGTAAAGGTTATTTTTGACGCGAAATACGGAGAATTCCTCGGCGCTCATATGATCGGAATGAATGTAACCGAAATGATTGCGGAAGTAGTAGTGGCCCGTAAGCTGGAAACAACCTCTCATGAAATCCTTCGTTCGGTTCATCCTCACCCAACCATGTCGGAAGCCTTGAAAGGGGCTGTGGAAGCCGCTTATGGCGAGGCGATAGATTTGTAACCTTCATCAGGTTCGGCTAAAAAGGGCTCCCGCTGGGAGCCCTTTTTCATTTAAAAGTGATGTCAATTATAATGTCTTATTAATTCGAGTTAAATGTAGTATTCGTTCATTAGTTGTATATTTGTTATTCAATAATTATGCGGGATAACATTGTGGACGCGCTAATCACTTCGGATAATATAGATGCGCTCTGGGAGAAAGAAATTGAGGCACGATCACTTTGGGGGCACCGGGTGTTTTGTCTGGCTTTTATTTTGGGGTATCCTGCTGCTACAAGCCTCTATTATTTAAACAATAACCCTTATTTTCTCTGGATCTTTAGTATTTCGCTGCTGGCAAGTTTTTCGCTTTTGATATTGCAAATCTGGCATTGGAGGCATAAAATCAACGGACGGGAGGTTTCTTTTTATTCCCAGCTGGCTATCCTTTTTTTTCATGCTTATATACTGGCAACAGTCCCGCATTTATCTTACGAAAGAGCAAATGTGAACATGACATTTGCCCTTATCTTCCTGGTACTGGTTACAAAATGGCCTGTGAGATACGCAGTGATCAGTTCTGCGGTGGTGCTGATTCTCTTTCCCGTGGCGTTGTACAGCCTTTCTCCGGAAGCGCTTTCACTTTATTACAAAGAGGGAGGACTGTTCTTTTTTCTGGGTTATTTATTATTTCCATTCATAGCCAGGCATCGATATAATGCTGATTATAAAGAGTTTATATACAAAAGCAGTTTGCGCCTGCAAAATGAGGCGCTTGAAAACCAAAACGTGCTTATTCAGCAGGCAACAGAAGCAAAGTCTGGTTTCCTGGCTACGATGAGCCATGAAATCCGTACCCCACTGAACGGAATTGTCGGGATTGTACATCTTCTGCAACATGACCAGGCCGTTGATCAGGAACAGAAAGAGCTTTTTCGGACGCTGAAATTTTCAGCAGATCATCTCATGGCTGTGGTTAACAATGTATTGGATTTTAGTAAAATAAGTTCCAAGCACGTTGAGCTTGATCGGTCAGCTTTTGATCTGCGGCTGTTGCTTGGGAACCTCAAAAAAACCTTTATTCCCAGAATAACCGAGAAACAGATCAGCCTGATCTTTGACGTTGCCGACAATATACCTGCCACTCTTTTGGGTGACGAAATAAGGCTGAGCCAGATCATTACCAATCTGATCCATAATGCGATCAAGTTTACGGATGTGGGTTTTGTGCGGTTAATGGTAAGAGCCGAAAGTAAAAACGCTGAAACGGTCCGGGTTTATTTTGAAGTAAGCGACTCAGGGGTAGGTATATCGCCTGACGAGCAGGAGAAAGTTTTCGAGTTGTTCCGCCAGGCTCATTCCCAGAATAACAAGATTACCGCAGGGGGTACAGGCCTTGGACTTGCCATTACCAAAGAATTGCTTCACCTGCACGGAAGTGAGATTCATCTGATCAGTGAACTTGGTAAAGGATCAATTTTCAGTTTTGAAATAGAGTTCCCGTTTTTAAAAGAGGAAATAATGCGCAGTATTGTCATGAATGAAACCACAAGTATATCAATGGTCGGGAAAAAAGTACTGATCGTGGATGATAACCAGACGAATCTGTTGATTGCCGGAACTTTGCTCAAGCGCCGGAATATTGCATTTGATACGGCAAAGGACGGGCAGGAGGCACTGGAAAAGTTTCAGTCCGCAACATACGAGGTGATTCTGATGGATCTGCGAATGCCGGTAATGGATGGTTTCGAAGCTACATTGCGGATACGAGAAATAGATAAGCATATACCGGTAATTGCCCTTTCGGCGTCGGCATTTGAAGAAGAGAAGGAAATGGCACTATCCGGCGGCTTCTCCGGATACCTGGTGAAGCCTTTTCTTCCCGAGGAACTTTACGATATCATGCAAAGCAGTTTTGAGAGGATGAGCAGCACGCCAGCGAAGTAGAAGTCTTGTCTATTTTGTCAAATTTAATGCTGACCGATTTGGATATAAATAACTCCTTTTTTACTTTTCCACTCTGAGATATTTGTAAACTTCCCTCCGTATTAATCAGTTGACAAAACTTTACAATTTTATTAAAGCCCTGTGGAACATTGCCAGGTTCAGATATACTTATTCGATTATTTCGGATGCTGGCAGCAAAGAAAGTTTTGTCCTGATCGGCAATTCCAGCGGAAGGAATCCTTACTGTCGCACTTATTTAAATCAGAGAGATCGGCCCAATGTTCGTCCTGTGTGGTATATCGGGGGGCTTGGCATTGCTGAAAAGCTGGGGAAAAAGTATGGTCTTGTCGTTATTTCAGAAATTGCTGCCCCTGACAATCTGCTGGATAAGGTGCTGCATGTTCCCAATTTTGTTGCCTTAACTATTGATCTCTCCAGGGGACTGTCCGACTATCTGCGGCGGGTATCATCAACTACAAAACAGAATATCAGGCAATTAGAGCAGCGTGGTTTTTCATTTCAGATATCAACAGACCCGTCATGGGTTCCTTCTTTTTATGAACAGTACCTCCTGCCTACGATGGTCATGAGCCACGGAGATGAAGCTTATATATCTTCCCGGTCAACAATCCTGGACAAGCTTAAAGAGGTGGGATCAGAATTTGTTCAGGTTTATCTGGGAGGAGAATGCGTAGCCGCGGGGCTGCGTCAGCGACGGGGGGATTGTTATCATATGATGAATCTGGGCTGGCGAAACGGAACTGCGGAATTACGTAAAAAGGG
Encoded here:
- the lpdA gene encoding dihydrolipoyl dehydrogenase produces the protein MAQTYDVIVVGSGPGGYPAAIRASQLGLKVAIIEKELLGGICLNWGCIPTKALLKSAQVFEYIKHAKDYGINVSEYSADFGAVIKRSRGVADGMSKGVAFLMKKNKIDVIMGTGKVKGVKTVEVTDKDGKKVDYTANKGVVIATGARARELPNIKIDGQKVIEYRKAMSLEKQPKSLLVVGSGAIGMEFAYVYAAMGTKVTVVEFLPNLVPVEDEDISKEIAKQYKKLGIDTYVNSSVEKVDTSGAGCKVSVKTPDGEKSFEVDVVLSAAGIVSNIENIGLEETGIKTDKGKISVNEWYETNVPGFYAIGDCTPGPALAHVATAEGIICAERIAGHKTEALDYGNIPGCTYCQPEIASVGFTEKKAREAGYDIKVGKFPYMASGKASAAGAKEGFVKVIFDAKYGEFLGAHMIGMNVTEMIAEVVVARKLETTSHEILRSVHPHPTMSEALKGAVEAAYGEAIDL
- a CDS encoding GNAT family N-acetyltransferase; this encodes MTKLYNFIKALWNIARFRYTYSIISDAGSKESFVLIGNSSGRNPYCRTYLNQRDRPNVRPVWYIGGLGIAEKLGKKYGLVVISEIAAPDNLLDKVLHVPNFVALTIDLSRGLSDYLRRVSSTTKQNIRQLEQRGFSFQISTDPSWVPSFYEQYLLPTMVMSHGDEAYISSRSTILDKLKEVGSEFVQVYLGGECVAAGLRQRRGDCYHMMNLGWRNGTAELRKKGVVTAVLWYSVRRAYELGCTMVSFGGTPPYLENGVTSFKMPWNTGICKEHTVYGYRDLLLNPALKHCYDFLKNNSIIAYGVNNCFIILSSKLPEDFHLRCEFMKGIEAWYLLRKEEDNRWDEFSHRHLPLPLRGWYEYVPMPHRHTASSGGRGE
- a CDS encoding response regulator — translated: MRDNIVDALITSDNIDALWEKEIEARSLWGHRVFCLAFILGYPAATSLYYLNNNPYFLWIFSISLLASFSLLILQIWHWRHKINGREVSFYSQLAILFFHAYILATVPHLSYERANVNMTFALIFLVLVTKWPVRYAVISSAVVLILFPVALYSLSPEALSLYYKEGGLFFFLGYLLFPFIARHRYNADYKEFIYKSSLRLQNEALENQNVLIQQATEAKSGFLATMSHEIRTPLNGIVGIVHLLQHDQAVDQEQKELFRTLKFSADHLMAVVNNVLDFSKISSKHVELDRSAFDLRLLLGNLKKTFIPRITEKQISLIFDVADNIPATLLGDEIRLSQIITNLIHNAIKFTDVGFVRLMVRAESKNAETVRVYFEVSDSGVGISPDEQEKVFELFRQAHSQNNKITAGGTGLGLAITKELLHLHGSEIHLISELGKGSIFSFEIEFPFLKEEIMRSIVMNETTSISMVGKKVLIVDDNQTNLLIAGTLLKRRNIAFDTAKDGQEALEKFQSATYEVILMDLRMPVMDGFEATLRIREIDKHIPVIALSASAFEEEKEMALSGGFSGYLVKPFLPEELYDIMQSSFERMSSTPAK